Proteins encoded within one genomic window of Rhododendron vialii isolate Sample 1 chromosome 1a, ASM3025357v1:
- the LOC131304426 gene encoding EG45-like domain containing protein, with protein MSKMRFILAVAVAGLLCFDIVSVSGDIGTAIAYDPPYLPTRCGGYDQEQFPEGGLFAAASDGVWDNGAACGRRYRLKCISGQRKPCKNGSIVIQVVDVCRTNPCRATLTLSSKAFDAISRNPNAKINVEYSQI; from the exons ATGAGCAAAATGAGGTTCATTTTAGCAGTTGCAGTGGCAGGATTGTTGTGTTTTGACATCGTTTCGGTTTCTGGAGACATTGGCACGGCGATAGCATACGATCCGCCATATCTAC CAACAAGGTGCGGGGGTTACGACCAAGAGCAATTCCCGGAAGGGGGGTTATTCGCTGCAGCAAGCGATGGAGTGTGGGACAATGGGGCGGCATGTGGGCGAAGATACCGGTTGAAGTGCATCAGCGGCCAGAGGAAACCGTGCAAGAACGGATCTATTGTAATCCAAGTTGTCGATGTGTGCCGAACAAATCCTTGTCGGGCGACACTGACTCTGTCGAGCAAGGCCTTCGATGCCATCTCCAGGAATCCCAATGCCAAGATCAATGTCGAATATTCTCA GATCTGA
- the LOC131304431 gene encoding LOW QUALITY PROTEIN: chaperone protein dnaJ 49-like (The sequence of the model RefSeq protein was modified relative to this genomic sequence to represent the inferred CDS: deleted 1 base in 1 codon; substituted 1 base at 1 genomic stop codon): protein MDGNKNEALKCLNIARGAIGSGDRTGALKFIAKALRLDPSLSASDLLPILDPQPEPTTESPPPPSARPRVRVSESSNEESRXRSFRRRAAAPRHGGGQGFFDGDVDAEEIFRNFFDGGMNPAGRKRRAAAPRRGGGQGFFDGDFDAEEIFRNFFDGGMNPVGRNTQFGSFSFGPGMGERMGNNNRNNNNNNGNNGSVGLAKALIQLLPVLLILILVFSFMPLNDPVYSISLQYPYQYRFTTQKGVNYFVKSGGFEQRYPPNSPERVRLEEQVERDYVSILAHKCWLELQHFHWGYTRETPHCDSLKQFEAAAG from the exons atggacGGAAACAAGAACGAGGCATTGAAATGCCTGAACATCGCCCGCGGCGCGATCGGATCCGGCGACCGAACCGGCGCCCTGAAATTCATCGCCAAAGCCCTGCGACTCGACCCCTCCCTCTCCGCCTCCGATCTCCTCCCCATTCTCGACCCCCAGCCAGAACCCACCACCGAATCGCCACCGCCACCTTCGGCTCGGCCTAGGGTCAGGGTTTCGGAATCTAGCAATGAGGAGAGTAGG TGAAGAAGTTTTCGAAGGCGGGCCGCTGCGCCGAGGCACGGTGGGGGGCAAGGGTTTTTTGATGGGGACGTTGATGCTGAGGAGATATTCAGGAACTTCTTTGATGGAGGTATGAATCCAGCTGGTAGAAAAAGGCGGGCCGCTGCGCCGAGGCGCGGTGGGGGGCAAGGGTTTTTTGATGGGGACTTTGATGCTGAGGAGATATTCAGGAACTTCTTTGATGGAGGTATGAATCCCGTTGGTAGAAATACACAGTTTGGTAGTTTTAGCTTTGGACCTGGTATGGGTGAGAGAATGGGGAATAATAATagaaacaataataataataatgggaATAATGGGTCTGTTGGACTTGCTAAGGCTTTGATTCAATTGCTGCCTGTGcttctgattctgattctggTGTTTAGCTTTATGCCTTTGAACGATCCGGTTTATTCGATTTCGCTTCAGTATCCTTATCAGTACAGGTTTACGACGCAAAAGGGTGTTAATTATTTTGTGAAGTCAGGGGGGTTTGAGCAGCGTTACCCTCCTAATAGCCCTGAGAGGGTGAGGCTTGAAGAGCAAGTGGAAAGAGATTATGTTTCGATTCTTGCCCATAAATGCTGGCTTGAGTTGCAGCATTTCCATTGGGGATATACACGAGAAACACCGCATTGCGACTCATTGAAGCAGTTTGAGGCTGCGGCAGGATGA